One segment of Streptosporangium brasiliense DNA contains the following:
- a CDS encoding ArsR/SmtB family transcription factor, with amino-acid sequence MTETAQPQAKARLYEAFAASGKALASGKRLELLDLLAQGERTVEALARAAGLNLTTASAHLQTLKQAGFVATRRDGVRIYYRLAGDDVARLFALLRKVAEHHQAAVPPARQAYLGQDSATEVTREQLRERLAAGDVVVLDVRPVEEYLAGHIPGAVSIPVTELADRINELPEDCEIVVYCRGEYCVLAYDAVRLLTDHGRRAIRLSDGMLEWRLAQMPVDAGQQA; translated from the coding sequence ATGACGGAGACCGCCCAACCACAGGCCAAGGCGCGGTTGTATGAGGCGTTCGCGGCCAGCGGCAAGGCTCTGGCCAGCGGAAAACGCCTGGAACTGCTCGACCTGCTCGCCCAGGGAGAACGCACCGTCGAGGCCCTGGCCAGGGCGGCGGGCCTGAACCTGACCACCGCCTCGGCCCATCTGCAGACGCTCAAGCAGGCCGGGTTCGTCGCCACCCGCCGCGACGGCGTGCGCATCTACTACCGGCTGGCCGGTGACGACGTCGCCCGCCTGTTCGCGCTGCTGCGCAAGGTCGCCGAGCACCACCAGGCCGCCGTCCCTCCGGCGCGTCAGGCCTACCTGGGCCAGGACAGCGCGACAGAGGTCACCCGCGAGCAGTTGCGCGAGCGATTGGCGGCCGGGGACGTGGTGGTGCTGGACGTGCGGCCGGTGGAGGAGTACCTGGCCGGCCACATTCCCGGCGCGGTGTCCATCCCCGTCACCGAACTGGCCGACCGGATCAACGAGTTGCCCGAGGACTGCGAGATCGTGGTGTACTGCCGCGGCGAGTACTGCGTCCTGGCCTACGACGCGGTCCGCCTGCTGACCGACCACGGTCGGCGCGCGATCCGCCTCAGCGACGGCATGCTCGAATGGCGCCTGGCCCAGATGCCCGTCGACGCCGGGCAACAGGCATGA
- a CDS encoding helix-turn-helix domain-containing protein, with amino-acid sequence MTAEDLSVPAADLMIVGHYDRGPGYATRRASGSPSWLLMWTQTGAGLVEQAGASFTAGPGDLVVLGSHAAHHYRVAPGGDRWRFWWVHFQPRPSWLTWLGPYTLAAGCHLVEGVPTTVHARIDRAFGRALQDTRWIPPGSDEPPQPGAGPAVAVTAAARELVLGAVEEVLVLATASARRSEQGGDPRVERVLALIAAEPGARHSVASLARSVALSPSRLAHLFAEQTRRTPMRAVREARIRHAARLLEVTDLDIGQVAAAAGFVSPFHFSRAFRQEYGMPPRDYRTRLRPPS; translated from the coding sequence GTGACCGCTGAGGACCTGTCTGTTCCTGCTGCCGACCTGATGATCGTGGGCCACTACGACAGGGGGCCTGGCTACGCCACCCGCCGCGCCTCGGGATCGCCCAGCTGGCTGCTGATGTGGACCCAGACGGGCGCCGGGCTCGTCGAGCAGGCGGGGGCCTCGTTCACCGCCGGGCCTGGGGACCTGGTCGTGCTGGGCTCCCATGCCGCGCACCACTACCGCGTGGCGCCTGGCGGCGACCGGTGGCGGTTTTGGTGGGTGCACTTCCAGCCGCGCCCGTCCTGGCTGACCTGGCTCGGGCCGTACACACTGGCGGCGGGGTGCCATCTGGTCGAGGGCGTGCCCACGACCGTTCACGCTCGGATCGACCGGGCCTTCGGCCGCGCGCTTCAGGACACCCGCTGGATCCCGCCGGGCTCCGACGAGCCGCCTCAGCCGGGCGCCGGGCCCGCCGTGGCCGTGACGGCGGCGGCGCGGGAACTGGTGCTGGGCGCGGTCGAGGAGGTGCTGGTGCTGGCGACCGCCTCCGCGCGCCGGTCGGAGCAGGGCGGCGACCCGAGGGTGGAGCGGGTGCTCGCGCTCATCGCCGCCGAGCCGGGCGCGCGGCACTCGGTCGCGTCGCTGGCGCGTTCCGTCGCGCTGTCGCCCTCCCGGCTGGCCCATCTATTCGCCGAACAGACCCGACGCACGCCGATGCGGGCTGTACGCGAGGCCAGGATCCGGCACGCGGCCCGGCTGCTCGAGGTGACCGACCTCGACATCGGACAGGTCGCCGCGGCGGCCGGCTTCGTCAGCCCGTTCCACTTCAGCCGGGCTTTCAGGCAGGAGTACGGCATGCCGCCCCGCGACTACCGCACCCGCCTGCGTCCGCCGAGCTAG
- a CDS encoding ClpX C4-type zinc finger protein, with product MTTPDTLAGLARCSFCGKPTTEVDKLVAGPGVYICNECVALSASIIDGSPESTAGPRVPMWESLTDEEMLSHIPRVAAHIDQAEADLRSWAQELRRRGVTWARLGEALGITRQSAWERFSGEE from the coding sequence GTGACAACGCCTGACACCCTGGCCGGACTCGCTCGGTGTTCCTTCTGCGGCAAGCCGACCACCGAGGTCGACAAGTTGGTCGCCGGCCCCGGCGTGTACATCTGCAACGAGTGCGTGGCTCTATCCGCGTCGATCATCGACGGGAGCCCCGAAAGCACCGCAGGACCGCGCGTGCCCATGTGGGAGTCGCTGACCGACGAGGAGATGCTGAGCCATATTCCGCGCGTCGCCGCGCACATCGACCAGGCCGAGGCTGACCTGCGTTCATGGGCACAGGAACTGCGTCGGCGCGGCGTCACCTGGGCCAGGCTCGGGGAAGCTCTCGGAATCACCCGCCAGTCCGCATGGGAGCGGTTCTCCGGCGAGGAGTGA
- a CDS encoding MFS transporter has protein sequence MSTRGEVVERTLSAGDADALGERGQTPARLPLVVHVLALGTFLMLTTEFVVAGLLPEIAGDLRVSVPQAGLLITVFAVGMIIGAPLMAMLTLRMPRRLTLILALGVFAAGHLVVAVGSGFAPLLAARSVTALATGAFWAVANVAASRVAGPAASSRALGLVGAGGMLANVVGVPLGAFAGQLVGWRGPFWVLAVLAMAAAGLIARTVPHDGGEHRAVSVRAEVAALRSGRLWLVLAACATTTGGVLSAYSYIAPLLTGQAGIAAGLVPLVLVGFGIGALAGSLVGGRLGDARPHTTTIAAAAGATVLLLALCLLSGHAWATVVLVALLGFFGLGANPVLISLSVRSAGQAPTLASALSVSAFNLGTAVGTWIAGRALGSSLEATGPVVVGTAIAALTLIPTITIALGASPKSGQWS, from the coding sequence ATGAGTACGCGCGGAGAAGTCGTCGAGCGGACCCTCAGCGCGGGTGATGCCGACGCGCTCGGCGAGCGCGGGCAGACGCCCGCGCGGCTCCCGCTGGTGGTCCATGTGCTGGCGTTGGGCACCTTCTTGATGCTCACGACCGAGTTCGTGGTCGCGGGCCTGCTGCCGGAGATCGCCGGTGACCTGCGGGTGAGCGTGCCCCAAGCGGGACTGTTGATCACGGTGTTCGCGGTCGGGATGATCATCGGTGCGCCCCTGATGGCGATGCTGACCTTGCGGATGCCCAGGCGGTTGACGCTGATACTGGCCTTGGGCGTGTTCGCGGCCGGGCACCTGGTCGTCGCGGTCGGCTCCGGCTTCGCACCGCTGCTGGCGGCACGGTCCGTGACGGCGCTGGCGACCGGGGCGTTCTGGGCGGTGGCCAATGTGGCCGCCAGCCGCGTCGCGGGTCCTGCCGCAAGCTCCCGCGCCCTGGGCCTGGTGGGTGCCGGAGGCATGCTCGCCAACGTCGTCGGGGTGCCGCTCGGCGCGTTCGCCGGGCAACTGGTGGGCTGGCGGGGCCCGTTCTGGGTGCTCGCGGTCCTGGCGATGGCGGCTGCCGGGCTGATCGCCCGCACCGTCCCGCACGACGGCGGCGAGCATCGGGCGGTGTCGGTGCGGGCGGAGGTGGCGGCTCTGCGCTCGGGGCGCCTGTGGCTGGTGCTGGCGGCCTGCGCGACCACGACCGGCGGGGTGCTGTCGGCCTACTCCTACATCGCGCCGCTGCTGACCGGCCAGGCCGGTATCGCGGCCGGGCTCGTGCCGCTGGTGCTCGTCGGCTTCGGCATCGGAGCCCTGGCGGGCTCGCTGGTCGGCGGCCGGCTCGGGGACGCCCGCCCGCACACCACGACGATCGCGGCGGCCGCAGGCGCCACGGTCCTGCTGCTGGCGCTGTGCCTGCTGTCGGGCCACGCCTGGGCCACAGTCGTTCTGGTCGCGCTGCTGGGGTTCTTCGGGCTCGGCGCCAACCCGGTGCTGATCTCCCTGTCGGTCCGCTCCGCCGGTCAGGCGCCCACCCTGGCGTCCGCCCTGAGCGTCTCGGCGTTCAATCTCGGCACCGCGGTCGGCACCTGGATCGCCGGGCGCGCCCTCGGCTCCTCCCTGGAGGCCACCGGCCCCGTCGTGGTCGGCACCGCCATCGCTGCGCTGACCCTGATCCCCACGATCACGATCGCCCTCGGAGCAAGTCCGAAGTCCGGTCAGTGGTCGTAG
- a CDS encoding nuclear transport factor 2 family protein yields the protein MTEKQTDGAPAGERSQDAWAVMEKFYRAEAAYIAAGGFGKASYDEVAAYLDPEVVLYQAPGLPFTGTGTWRGRDGLERFLAAFSRTWTSMEFLEQEHWGDGDTVVVRNRVRFRARATGQEIDTLIMQLIRVRNGRMHECRPFYWDPAAIAAATLHT from the coding sequence GTGACCGAGAAGCAGACTGACGGCGCGCCTGCCGGGGAGCGATCACAGGACGCCTGGGCGGTGATGGAGAAGTTCTACCGGGCTGAGGCCGCGTACATCGCCGCGGGCGGGTTCGGCAAGGCCAGCTATGACGAGGTCGCCGCATACCTGGACCCTGAGGTCGTCCTGTATCAGGCTCCCGGCTTGCCGTTCACGGGAACGGGGACCTGGCGAGGACGAGACGGGCTGGAGCGGTTCCTGGCCGCTTTCAGCCGGACCTGGACATCCATGGAGTTCCTGGAGCAGGAGCACTGGGGCGACGGGGACACGGTGGTGGTACGGAACCGGGTACGGTTCCGTGCTCGGGCAACTGGTCAGGAGATCGATACGCTGATCATGCAACTGATCCGGGTACGGAACGGGCGCATGCACGAATGCCGGCCGTTTTACTGGGATCCCGCCGCCATCGCCGCCGCGACCTTGCACACATAG
- a CDS encoding cation diffusion facilitator family transporter, translated as MSDRSTPHEPHHPDHASGGTHGHEHEHEHGHGHGHGHGHGETGGGGRIRALLARAGHAFTPHSHDSADKTDAALESSSRGMRVLAISFAALMVTGVVQAVVVARSGSVALLGDTLHNFADALTAVPLAIAFSVGRRMATRRFTYGYGRAEDLAGIVIVVLIAASAALAGYEAVKRLIDPQNVEALAWVAGAGFVGFLGNELVARYRIKVGKEIGSAALVADGLHARTDGFTSLAVLLGAGGAALGFPIADPIVGLLITVAICLVLRDAAREIYHRLMDAVDPALVEQAEQVLATVPGIRRVGSVRLRWIGHALRAEVDIQVDHQLSLVEAHALAVEAEHRLIHEVPRLKAATVHADPDGPAGADHHAVLLAHR; from the coding sequence ATGAGCGACCGGAGCACCCCACATGAGCCGCACCATCCTGACCACGCGTCGGGCGGTACCCATGGCCACGAGCATGAGCACGAGCATGGCCACGGCCACGGGCACGGCCATGGGCACGGGGAGACTGGTGGCGGCGGCAGGATCCGTGCGCTGCTCGCCCGCGCCGGGCACGCCTTCACCCCGCACAGCCACGACAGTGCGGACAAGACCGATGCGGCGCTGGAGTCCAGCAGCCGTGGCATGCGCGTCCTGGCCATCTCCTTTGCCGCGCTCATGGTCACCGGTGTGGTCCAAGCGGTCGTCGTCGCCCGCTCCGGGTCGGTGGCCCTGCTGGGCGACACCTTGCACAACTTCGCCGACGCGCTGACCGCCGTACCGCTCGCGATAGCGTTCTCGGTCGGCAGGCGGATGGCCACCCGCCGCTTCACCTACGGCTACGGCCGGGCGGAGGACCTGGCGGGCATCGTCATCGTCGTGCTGATCGCGGCCTCGGCAGCTCTGGCCGGGTACGAGGCGGTCAAGCGGCTGATCGATCCGCAGAACGTGGAGGCGCTCGCCTGGGTGGCCGGCGCCGGGTTCGTCGGTTTCCTGGGCAACGAACTCGTGGCCCGCTACCGCATCAAGGTCGGCAAGGAGATCGGCTCGGCGGCCCTGGTGGCCGACGGGCTGCACGCCCGCACCGACGGCTTCACCTCGCTGGCCGTGCTGCTCGGCGCCGGCGGCGCCGCGCTGGGTTTTCCCATCGCCGACCCGATCGTGGGCCTGCTCATCACCGTGGCCATCTGCCTGGTACTGCGTGACGCCGCGCGTGAGATCTACCACCGGCTGATGGACGCCGTCGACCCGGCGCTGGTCGAACAGGCCGAGCAGGTCCTCGCCACGGTGCCGGGCATCCGGCGGGTGGGCTCGGTACGGCTGCGCTGGATCGGCCACGCCCTGCGCGCCGAGGTGGACATCCAGGTGGACCACCAACTGTCCCTGGTCGAGGCGCACGCACTGGCCGTAGAGGCCGAGCACCGGCTCATCCACGAGGTGCCCAGACTGAAGGCCGCCACCGTGCACGCCGATCCCGACGGCCCGGCCGGGGCCGATCACCACGCTGTCTTGCTCGCTCATCGATAG
- a CDS encoding pentapeptide repeat-containing protein — protein sequence MRTPRPAAWWIVPVTLLVGGVVGGLAWLLLGAGWSAAEATARQGAIQTALAAGAGVGAAVTLMPAFRRQRHQEHAAHVTAYLAERNAALAEQVADNTKHDATERRVTDLYTKAAEQLGHGKAAVRLAGLYALERLAQDNPGHRQTIVNVICAYLRMPYTPPPRPDPAADRAEALRAARRRHHALRTAARGRTTPPPAPAGTDTGQDTEGERQVRLTAQRILTDHLRDERTLEQRESQPADARFWPGMHVDLAGAALIDLNFLSCRLTRVDFHRATFIGVTWFDGATFIGHARFDEATFTGHALFREVIFTEDAWFYGVTFTKNVWFREATFTGNAMFGGTTFHQEAWFDQATFYQDAWFDQATFVGNAMFDEAIVRRPEADHSWPMGWAVVACPDGRGRLERVAKTTVDPSLPDGSTPA from the coding sequence TTGCGTACTCCCCGGCCGGCGGCGTGGTGGATCGTGCCGGTCACGTTGCTGGTGGGCGGTGTGGTCGGTGGGCTGGCCTGGCTGCTGCTGGGGGCCGGGTGGAGCGCGGCCGAGGCCACCGCCCGTCAGGGTGCGATCCAGACCGCGCTGGCGGCCGGTGCCGGGGTCGGCGCGGCGGTCACGCTGATGCCGGCCTTCCGCCGTCAGCGTCACCAGGAGCACGCCGCGCACGTCACCGCCTACCTCGCCGAGCGCAACGCCGCGCTGGCCGAGCAGGTGGCCGACAACACCAAGCACGACGCCACCGAGCGCCGGGTCACCGACCTGTACACCAAGGCCGCCGAGCAACTCGGCCACGGCAAGGCCGCCGTCCGCCTGGCCGGCTTGTACGCGCTGGAACGCCTGGCCCAGGACAACCCCGGCCACCGCCAGACCATCGTCAACGTCATCTGCGCCTACCTGCGCATGCCGTACACCCCACCCCCGAGACCCGATCCGGCCGCCGACCGGGCCGAGGCCCTGCGCGCCGCCCGGCGCCGCCACCACGCCCTACGCACCGCCGCCCGCGGACGCACCACACCCCCACCCGCCCCAGCCGGCACCGACACCGGCCAGGACACCGAAGGCGAACGCCAGGTCCGCCTCACCGCCCAACGCATCCTCACCGACCACCTGCGCGACGAACGCACCCTCGAGCAGCGCGAGAGCCAACCCGCCGACGCGCGATTCTGGCCCGGCATGCATGTCGACCTAGCCGGCGCCGCTCTCATCGACCTGAATTTCCTCTCCTGCCGCCTTACCCGCGTCGACTTCCACAGGGCGACCTTTATCGGGGTCACCTGGTTCGACGGGGCGACCTTCATCGGGCACGCCCGGTTCGACGAGGCGACCTTCACCGGGCACGCCTTGTTCCGCGAGGTGATCTTCACCGAGGACGCCTGGTTCTACGGGGTGACCTTCACCAAGAACGTCTGGTTCCGCGAGGCGACCTTCACCGGGAACGCCATGTTCGGCGGGACGACCTTCCACCAGGAGGCCTGGTTCGACCAGGCGACCTTCTACCAGGATGCTTGGTTCGACCAGGCGACCTTCGTTGGGAACGCAATGTTCGACGAAGCGATTGTCCGGCGTCCGGAGGCCGATCATTCCTGGCCGATGGGCTGGGCGGTCGTGGCGTGCCCCGACGGCAGGGGGCGGCTGGAGCGGGTGGCCAAGACGACAGTGGACCCGAGCCTGCCCGACGGTTCAACGCCTGCCTGA
- a CDS encoding MBL fold metallo-hydrolase yields the protein MGFAEDHLIPLVDEGLGNSAYLLDLGDGRALAVDAGRDLRALRAAARRRRLTVAYAADTHLHADFLSGAVQLAHDAGATVLASAAGRRAFPHRGLADGDEVDLGGLHLRALATPGHTDEHLSFLLLDGGRGVGVFTGGSLIVDSAARTDLLGAERTEELARAQYHSLRRLAVLPEETAVWPTHGAGSFCSAPPGAERTTTIAAQKRTNPLLAAPDEEAFVRRLVASLGSYPAYFARLSERNRRGPTVLAGTPPLPALEAGQVKALLADGGQVVDVRPAAAFAAGHIPGAISIPLREQFATWLGWLLPDTTPLAFVVGDGQDAEEVVWQAYKIGYERLAGHLAGGMPAWRTAGGSAATTAFVTADQASDGPYLDVRQEAEYAAGHVPGALHLELGDLAEPAGHAADAPAGVVVACGHGERAMTAASLLERAGHTGVSVLAGGPAEYAAAHGMRLEAAADGGDR from the coding sequence ATGGGCTTCGCCGAGGACCATCTGATACCGCTGGTCGACGAAGGGCTGGGCAACAGCGCCTACCTCCTCGACCTGGGCGATGGCCGCGCCCTGGCCGTGGACGCCGGCCGTGACCTGCGCGCCCTGCGAGCCGCCGCCCGGCGGCGCCGCCTGACCGTCGCGTACGCGGCCGACACGCACCTGCACGCCGACTTCCTGTCCGGCGCCGTGCAACTCGCCCACGATGCAGGCGCGACCGTGCTGGCCTCCGCCGCCGGGCGACGCGCCTTCCCCCACCGGGGCCTGGCCGACGGCGATGAGGTGGATCTGGGCGGGCTGCACCTGCGCGCGCTGGCCACGCCCGGGCACACCGACGAGCACCTGTCGTTCCTGCTGCTGGACGGCGGCAGGGGAGTGGGCGTGTTCACCGGTGGGTCGCTGATCGTGGATTCGGCCGCCCGCACCGACCTGCTTGGCGCCGAGCGTACCGAGGAACTGGCCCGCGCCCAGTACCACTCGCTGCGGCGGCTGGCCGTGCTGCCGGAGGAGACCGCGGTGTGGCCCACCCATGGCGCGGGCTCGTTCTGCTCGGCCCCGCCCGGCGCCGAACGCACCACCACCATCGCCGCCCAGAAGCGCACCAACCCCTTGCTGGCCGCGCCGGACGAGGAGGCCTTCGTGCGGCGGCTGGTGGCGAGCCTGGGCTCCTACCCCGCCTACTTCGCCCGGCTGAGCGAGCGCAACCGGCGCGGTCCCACCGTCCTTGCCGGCACGCCGCCGCTGCCCGCGCTGGAGGCTGGGCAGGTCAAGGCGCTGCTCGCCGACGGCGGCCAGGTGGTGGACGTGCGGCCCGCGGCCGCGTTCGCCGCCGGTCACATCCCCGGCGCGATCTCCATCCCGCTGCGCGAGCAGTTCGCCACCTGGCTGGGCTGGCTGCTGCCCGACACCACGCCTCTGGCCTTCGTGGTCGGTGACGGCCAGGATGCGGAGGAGGTCGTCTGGCAGGCGTACAAGATCGGTTACGAGCGGCTGGCCGGTCACTTGGCCGGCGGCATGCCCGCCTGGCGGACGGCGGGCGGCTCGGCGGCCACCACGGCGTTCGTCACCGCCGACCAGGCTTCGGACGGTCCCTACCTCGACGTGCGGCAGGAGGCCGAGTACGCCGCCGGGCACGTGCCCGGCGCCCTGCACCTCGAACTCGGCGATCTGGCCGAGCCCGCCGGCCATGCCGCCGATGCCCCGGCCGGCGTGGTGGTGGCCTGCGGGCACGGCGAGCGGGCCATGACGGCCGCGAGCCTGTTGGAACGGGCCGGGCACACCGGCGTGAGCGTCCTTGCCGGCGGCCCGGCCGAGTACGCCGCCGCCCACGGCATGCGGCTCGAGGCCGCCGCCGACGGCGGTGACCGGTGA
- a CDS encoding erythromycin esterase family protein, with the protein MTASIRDAARPFTGGTLTALLPRTTRLLGLGEPTHGVEAFPELRNEIFRHLVEHEGYRSIAMESDCLAALTADAYVTDGTGTLDDAMRHGFSHGLGASPANRELVRWMRAYNEQRPPQERLHFHGFDGPLEMTGAASPRPALTALHDYLSAHLDLAWSRETLDELFGPDERWTNPAVTTDPTQSVGRTPEAKELRLVVDDLRTLLTAHTPHLTAATSPDGWWRADLYARTAAGLLRYHAGMADTAPTRVGTLMCLRDAMMADNLGAIVGREARRGPTLAFAHNRHLQKDRSRWLLPEGWGPLAGRTLEWWSAGAIVGTRLGEQYAFAATTFGTRGSDVPQPDTLEGRLSALPDTRAVIDPVRLAAVLDRKPTPRVPTDHTYLPLDPATTDQTDAIIFVKEI; encoded by the coding sequence ATGACGGCCTCGATCCGGGACGCCGCGCGTCCCTTCACCGGCGGTACCCTCACCGCGCTGCTGCCCCGCACCACCCGCCTGCTCGGCCTCGGCGAGCCCACTCACGGCGTCGAAGCCTTCCCCGAGCTGCGCAACGAGATCTTCCGCCACCTCGTCGAACACGAGGGCTACCGCTCGATCGCCATGGAGAGCGACTGCCTGGCGGCCCTGACTGCCGACGCGTACGTCACCGACGGCACCGGGACCCTCGACGACGCGATGAGGCACGGCTTCAGCCATGGCCTCGGCGCCTCACCCGCCAACCGCGAGCTCGTGCGTTGGATGCGCGCCTACAACGAGCAGCGTCCGCCGCAGGAGCGGCTCCACTTCCACGGTTTCGATGGCCCCCTGGAGATGACTGGCGCCGCCAGCCCTCGCCCGGCATTGACCGCACTGCACGATTACCTCTCCGCCCACCTCGACCTGGCCTGGAGCCGCGAGACCCTCGACGAGCTGTTCGGCCCCGACGAGCGTTGGACCAACCCGGCCGTCACCACGGATCCCACCCAGTCCGTCGGCCGCACCCCTGAGGCCAAGGAACTGCGCCTGGTCGTCGACGACCTGCGCACACTGCTCACCGCGCACACCCCTCACCTGACGGCCGCCACCTCCCCTGACGGCTGGTGGCGCGCTGACCTGTACGCCCGCACCGCTGCGGGGCTCCTGCGCTACCACGCCGGCATGGCCGACACGGCGCCCACCCGCGTCGGCACACTGATGTGCCTGCGCGATGCGATGATGGCCGACAACCTCGGCGCCATCGTGGGCCGCGAAGCCCGCCGCGGCCCCACCCTCGCCTTCGCACACAACCGCCACCTGCAGAAAGACAGGAGCCGCTGGCTGTTGCCCGAGGGCTGGGGCCCGCTGGCGGGCCGGACGCTGGAATGGTGGAGCGCCGGGGCAATCGTCGGCACCCGCCTCGGTGAGCAGTACGCCTTCGCGGCCACCACCTTCGGCACCCGCGGCTCCGACGTCCCCCAGCCCGACACCCTCGAAGGGCGACTGTCGGCCCTCCCTGACACCCGCGCCGTCATCGATCCCGTCCGCCTCGCCGCGGTCCTCGACCGGAAGCCAACGCCCCGCGTCCCGACCGACCACACCTACCTTCCCCTCGACCCGGCCACCACCGACCAGACCGACGCCATCATCTTCGTCAAGGAAATCTGA
- a CDS encoding MFS transporter, whose product MSTATMPPVRLGLAENWLQFTLLVVVNVCVGGLVGLERTTVPLLGTEVFGLTSDLAVFSFIIAFGLTKALTNLAAGALTARFTRKRLLVAGWLIGTPVPFMLAWGPSWWWIVAANLLLGLNQGLAWSMTVNMKIDLVGPARRGLATGLNEAAGYTAVGVTALLTGYLATVYGLRPTPELIGVVFVAAGLALSLVVRDTAAHVALELAQHPTPLPDGENIGLAHTFARTSWRERSLRGASQAGLVNNLNDGLTWGVFPLLFTDHGLGLAAVGLIKGLYPILWGIGQIPTGHLADRIGRKPLIVYGMLVQAAGFVLALALLERPLLAGIASAAALGLGTAMVYPALIASVSDHAHPAWRAGALGAYRFWRDIGYAAGALIAGILADAFGLEATVIAAALLTAASGLLAARWITDQPRH is encoded by the coding sequence GTGAGCACCGCCACCATGCCCCCGGTGCGGCTCGGCCTGGCCGAGAACTGGCTGCAGTTCACCCTGCTGGTCGTCGTCAACGTCTGCGTCGGTGGCCTGGTCGGACTGGAGCGCACCACCGTTCCGCTGCTCGGCACCGAGGTGTTCGGCCTGACCAGCGACCTGGCGGTGTTCTCCTTCATCATCGCCTTCGGCCTGACCAAAGCGCTGACCAATCTCGCCGCGGGCGCGCTGACCGCGCGTTTCACCCGCAAGCGGCTCCTGGTCGCCGGGTGGCTGATCGGCACGCCGGTGCCGTTCATGCTGGCGTGGGGGCCCTCGTGGTGGTGGATCGTCGCGGCGAACCTGCTGCTGGGCCTCAACCAGGGCCTGGCCTGGTCGATGACCGTCAACATGAAGATCGACCTGGTCGGCCCGGCCCGCCGCGGGCTGGCGACCGGGCTCAATGAGGCCGCCGGCTACACCGCGGTCGGCGTCACCGCGCTGCTGACCGGCTATCTGGCCACCGTCTACGGGCTGCGCCCGACTCCTGAGCTCATCGGCGTGGTCTTCGTCGCCGCCGGCCTGGCGCTGTCGTTGGTCGTGCGCGACACCGCCGCCCACGTCGCCCTCGAACTCGCCCAGCACCCCACGCCGCTGCCCGACGGCGAGAACATCGGCCTGGCTCACACCTTCGCCCGCACCTCCTGGCGGGAGCGTTCGCTGCGCGGTGCCAGCCAGGCCGGGCTGGTCAACAACCTCAACGACGGCCTGACCTGGGGGGTGTTCCCGCTGCTGTTCACCGACCACGGCCTCGGTCTGGCCGCCGTCGGCCTGATCAAGGGTCTGTATCCGATCCTGTGGGGCATCGGGCAGATCCCCACCGGCCATCTGGCCGACCGCATCGGCCGCAAACCCCTCATCGTGTACGGCATGCTGGTGCAGGCCGCCGGGTTCGTCCTGGCCCTGGCGCTGCTGGAGCGCCCCCTGCTGGCCGGGATCGCCTCCGCCGCCGCGCTCGGCCTGGGCACCGCCATGGTCTACCCGGCGCTGATCGCCTCGGTCTCCGACCACGCCCACCCCGCCTGGCGCGCAGGCGCGCTGGGCGCCTACCGGTTCTGGCGCGACATCGGCTATGCCGCCGGCGCCCTGATCGCCGGCATCTTGGCCGACGCCTTCGGCCTGGAGGCCACCGTCATCGCCGCCGCCCTGCTCACCGCCGCCTCCGGCCTGCTCGCCGCCCGCTGGATCACCGACCAGCCCCGCCACTGA
- a CDS encoding ArsR/SmtB family transcription factor, with protein MSARMHLSGAHDSQERNQGERLAVAADILSLLADRTRLALLQRLSEGETDVTTLTAACDLARPAVSQHLARLRLADLVTTRKEGRRVIYALRHGHLRRLIDEALNAADHQLGHLPPHD; from the coding sequence ATGAGCGCACGCATGCACCTCTCAGGTGCGCATGACTCGCAGGAGCGCAACCAGGGCGAACGCCTGGCGGTGGCCGCCGACATCCTGTCCCTTCTGGCCGACCGCACCCGCCTGGCCCTGCTGCAGCGGTTGTCCGAAGGCGAGACGGACGTGACGACGCTCACCGCGGCCTGCGACCTCGCCCGCCCGGCGGTCAGCCAGCACCTGGCCCGCCTGCGCCTGGCCGACCTGGTCACCACCCGCAAGGAAGGGCGTCGCGTGATCTACGCCCTGCGCCACGGGCACCTGCGGCGCCTGATCGACGAAGCGCTCAATGCCGCCGACCATCAGCTCGGCCATCTCCCGCCGCACGATTGA